CGTTAGGTAACGCAACCAACCATCTTGGCTTTGCGTGAAATCAAGATTAGAAATGTTATAATTATATTTAGAAAGCATTCAGACAAAAGGCTGTACAGAAGTAATGCTGAATAAAAATGCAATTTATATTCTTAAAGGAAAAGATTGCACGAATAAAATTCGTTCAATCCACCGGCTGACGAATGGAATGTATGAAGTTTGCTTCCTAACAAACAGCAGAAAATTCACATATTCGCCCGCAAATGTTCAAATTCGGCAAAAGAAACAATCTGTTAATACACAAGATTGTCTTGTGCTAATTGCTGGCAAAGTGCAAAGTGGTGTAAGACAAATTGATGATTATGACGATTATTCCAAATTATTATACAAGACTGGTTTTGAAAAATTGGTTAAAAAACATTTATTAAAATTGGTACATTCTTGCCTTAGCAATACCGGCGCCAAAACCAAATTTGATTATTTCAAGTCCATTGCCCGCGCAATCAGTTTAGACACCGAAGAAGGCAAAAATATTCTTGGGTCATATTATGAGAGAATTAGCTTTATTCGCGAAGATACACTGCTGGCGAATTTTCTTATTGGCGAGATACCAGATAATGAATATCGTAATGAGCGTCAAAACATCTTTCCGTTTGGATTTAATGAATCGCAAAAACTTGCGACAGAAAACGCAATGAACCATCGGCTGAGCGTTATTGAGGGTCCGCCCGGCACCGGTAAAACACAAACTATTCTAAATTTGATTGCTAACATCATCAAAAACGAGAAGACAGTCGCCGTCGTGTCGAGCAACAACTCTGCAACAGACAACATATATGAGAAACTGCAAACCCAGGGTGTCGATTGCCTTGCCGCACGACTTGGAAGTATGAAAAACAAGCAAGCGTTTGTGCATGGCCAGTGCGTGCCGCCGGAAGAAAAGTTGCGTTCCTGGAAACTGGAATATTGCAATATGCAAAAAATAGACGATGAGTTAAACAGATTGGCGCACGAAATAGATGCTGTCTTGGCGAAAAAAAACCAGCTGGCGCTTTTACAAACAGAACTCGATTCTATTCTTACTGAGTCAAAGCATTTTCTAATCTATTGCAAAGATAATTATCTCAATATGAAAATTCCGACTTTTAGAAAGCCAGCTGGCCCGGGCAAATTGCTTGATTTGTGGTATAAGGCTGGAAAGAAAAAGAGCGCCTTGTCGTTGTTTGACAAAATAGGGGCATATTTCTTTTGTGGCATTAAAATAAATAGTTTTTATAAACAAAATCTATCAACTATAATTGCGGCGCTGCAAAAATCGTACTACAAGGCGAAGATTGACGAATTGGAACAGACGATTGAAAACCTTGAAAATGGTCTTTTAAGTAATAATGTAGACGAGAAAATAAGTCGCCACGCTGATTTATCTATGAAAATTTTTCGAGCGTATATTGCTAAAAAATACTTAGAAAAACCCAGAAAATCTAATTACGCGCTGGACGACTTATGGAAAAATTCGGAGAAATTCATAGAAGATTATCCGGTAGTGTTAAGTACAACATATTCATTACGTAGCAATTTATCAAATAATTATGTATATGATTATGCGATTGTGGACGAGGCGTCACAAGTTGATTTAGCAACTTTTGTGCTTGTGTTGTCCTGTGCGAAAAACGCCGTTGTTGTCGGCGATAAAAAACAACTGCCAAATGTTCTAGATGCTGAGGCTAAATTAAAAGATCGCAAAATTTTTTCACAATTTAACCTTTCGGAAAAATACATGTTTTCTAAACATAGCGCGCTGTCTGCTATTACAGATTTATTCGGCGATCAAATTCCAAGCCAATTACTACGTGAACATTATCGCTGCCACCCGAAGATTATTGGTTTTTGCAATAAAATGTTTTATGACAACCAGCTGATTATCTTGACGCCAGAAATTAAGGATACGCAGCCCCCACTGAAAATTTACACAACAGTAAAAGGAAATCATGCGCGGGAAAATCATATCAATCAAAGACAAATCGATGTTACTTTGCAGGAAGTTGTGCCGAAAGAAGGATTGGATCTGCTTGACGGAACCGTGGGGATCGTTACACCATATAGAAATCAAGCGCAGGCATTAAGCACCGCGTTAACCGGGAGTAATGTGCTTGCCGCAACAGTCGATAAATTCCAGGGTCGTGAAAGAGAAACCATTATAATAAACACGGTGGATAACAAAATTAGCGATTTTGCCAGCAATCCGAATCGATTAAATGTAGCCATTTCTCGCGCCAGGCGGAAACTTATTGTAGTCACAAATGGAAATGAAAGCTCTACGCATACCGGTATTGACGAACTAATTGATTATATTAAATATAATAATTATGAAGTAGTAAGCAGTGAGATAAGATCTATCTTTGACAACCTGTATTCAAGCCATTACAAGCGTAAGGTCAAAAAGGCGCGCAAAGGTTCATCGCTGGCCGAAGATTGGATGTTAGAATTAATAAGCGCAATTTATAAAGAAAATAATTTTACCAATCTCGGCACAGTGTTGGAATATCCGTTGAAGTTGCTCGTTGATACAAAACGGCTAGAGGGTCGTGAAAAAGAGTATGCGCAGAACGATTGGACCAGAGTAGATTTTGTAATTTTTCGCAAAACATCCAAACAGCCGCTGCTTGCGCTAGAAGTTGATGGGTGGGCTTTTCATAATGCCAACAACGAAGCCGCCAAGACTCAGCGCGAGCGTGACGCTATAAAAAATAAATTATTGAACGAAGCAAATATTCCGTTGATTAGATTTAAAACAATCGGCAGCAATGAAAAAATAATTTTAACAGCTAAGCTAGAAGAATTACTTGATGGCAGATGATAGGCGTGAAAATGCAGGAGTTTTTGCTTTATGCGGTTACAAATTTTGTATATGCTTTACCATCATTAGGTTAGCGCAGCCAAATTTGACACTCCGTATTTCTTGGCATATACTCCCAAACACTACTAATTAAATATGATTAATATAGTTAGGGGTAAAAACAACAATGAATATTATTATCAACGGCGCGGCGGAAAAAATAGAGCAGGATAATTTAACTGTGGCGGAACTTTTGACCGCCCGGAAAGTCGAAGCTCCCGATATGGTCTCCGTGCAGCTCAACGGCGAATTTGTCCAGCGCGCGGATCTGGCGCGGGCGCGGCTAAAAGAAAACGACGCGGTGGATTTTCTTTACTTTATGGGCGGCGGAGCGGACGATGAGCGGCTTTGCCACTAAAAGTATTCACACCAGGTTTTTAAAAAAGGACGCGCATAACGCTCTGCATATGCCGGTCTATGATAGCGTGGCTTTTGCGGCGGACACCGCCGAGGAATTGGAAGCGTCCTTTCGCGGCCGCAAACCGGCGCACA
This genomic stretch from Candidatus Margulisiibacteriota bacterium harbors:
- a CDS encoding AAA family ATPase; its protein translation is MLNKNAIYILKGKDCTNKIRSIHRLTNGMYEVCFLTNSRKFTYSPANVQIRQKKQSVNTQDCLVLIAGKVQSGVRQIDDYDDYSKLLYKTGFEKLVKKHLLKLVHSCLSNTGAKTKFDYFKSIARAISLDTEEGKNILGSYYERISFIREDTLLANFLIGEIPDNEYRNERQNIFPFGFNESQKLATENAMNHRLSVIEGPPGTGKTQTILNLIANIIKNEKTVAVVSSNNSATDNIYEKLQTQGVDCLAARLGSMKNKQAFVHGQCVPPEEKLRSWKLEYCNMQKIDDELNRLAHEIDAVLAKKNQLALLQTELDSILTESKHFLIYCKDNYLNMKIPTFRKPAGPGKLLDLWYKAGKKKSALSLFDKIGAYFFCGIKINSFYKQNLSTIIAALQKSYYKAKIDELEQTIENLENGLLSNNVDEKISRHADLSMKIFRAYIAKKYLEKPRKSNYALDDLWKNSEKFIEDYPVVLSTTYSLRSNLSNNYVYDYAIVDEASQVDLATFVLVLSCAKNAVVVGDKKQLPNVLDAEAKLKDRKIFSQFNLSEKYMFSKHSALSAITDLFGDQIPSQLLREHYRCHPKIIGFCNKMFYDNQLIILTPEIKDTQPPLKIYTTVKGNHARENHINQRQIDVTLQEVVPKEGLDLLDGTVGIVTPYRNQAQALSTALTGSNVLAATVDKFQGRERETIIINTVDNKISDFASNPNRLNVAISRARRKLIVVTNGNESSTHTGIDELIDYIKYNNYEVVSSEIRSIFDNLYSSHYKRKVKKARKGSSLAEDWMLELISAIYKENNFTNLGTVLEYPLKLLVDTKRLEGREKEYAQNDWTRVDFVIFRKTSKQPLLALEVDGWAFHNANNEAAKTQRERDAIKNKLLNEANIPLIRFKTIGSNEKIILTAKLEELLDGR
- the thiS gene encoding sulfur carrier protein ThiS; this translates as MNIIINGAAEKIEQDNLTVAELLTARKVEAPDMVSVQLNGEFVQRADLARARLKENDAVDFLYFMGGGADDERLCH